The Streptomyces sp. DG1A-41 genomic sequence GACCTTGGCGAGGCGCGGGAAGGCGTACCAGCGCAGCAGCGGGGACAGGGCCGCGAAGAACACGGCGAGGGCGAGCAGGACCAGGCCGGCCTTGCGGCGCATCTCGGCCTCCCTCCCGGGCGGGCGGTCAGGGCTGTGCGGGCACCGTCGTCAGCAGCGGCTCCGGGGACGTCCCGCCCGAGGGGGTGCCGGGGGCGGTGAGCGTCAGGACCACGGCGAACGCGACGGCGAGACCGGTGGCGGCGGCGACGAGGGCGCGCATACGGGGCCTCCCCACGGGTCGAGCTGATACACCGTCAGCTTTCTCGGCACCGTAGCAACGGGCGGCGGAGATGAGAACACGTTGCACACACAACGACGCCCCTCTCTTGAAAGAGGGGCGTCGTCCGTGTACCTGAGAGCTACGCGCTCGGACTGGCCGACGGGCTCGGCGAGGACGTTTCGGCCGCCGCCACGGTGAGTTCGACGGTGAGGGTCGCGCCACCCTCGGTGTCGATGCGGAGCAGGAACGTGCCGGTGGTGTCGTCCGCGTAGAGCTTCGGCAGCTTCAGCAGGCCCTTCGCGTCCGTCTTCAAACCCGTCAGCGTGCGTACGACCTTGCCGTCGTCGGTCTTGAAGTAGGGACCCTTGTCGTTGACGGTCGGGTCGTCCGCCGACTTGACCAGCGTGGCGGTGGCCGCGACGCCGTCGGCGACGGCGCCCTTGTAGGTGGCCTTCACCTCGACCTGGTTCGCGAACTCGCCGCCCGGGGTGCAGGTCAGCGGCGCGTCATCGGTGCGGGCGAGGGCGTCGGCGGCGCGTGCGGTGACGGTGGCCGTGTAGTCGAGGCCCGCGACCATACGGCCCACGACGGTGGCCCGGACGGTGACGTCGCCCGTCTTCTCCCCCGCCTGAAGCGCGGGTGCGACGGCCACGCCGGAGCTGTTGGTGGCGACCGTGGCCACGCTCTCACCGCCCGGGAACGTGGTGTCCGTGTCGCCGACGATCGTGAAGCGGATCCTGACCTTGGCGACGGCCTTGCCGGCCTTCGTCTCGGCGCGGGTGCTGATCCGCTGGGTGAACGCGTCGCCCGCCATCGCGGTGAGCTTCGCGGTCCCGGCGTCCTCCAGGTGGTGCACCGTGTCGGTGGGCGTGGGAGAGGTCGAGGGCGGCGTGCTCGGGGAGTCTGGCGGGGTGGTGGGCGGCTTCGGGGTCGGCGTGCCGCCCCCGCCGGGCTTTTGGGGCTTGGGGGTGGGCTTGGGCTTGGGCTTGGAGCCGCCCGCAGCCGGCGTGCCGGGCGTGCTCGGCGTGGAGGGGCTGGGGCTCGCCCCACCCCCGTCGTCGCTGCGGTTGTCGGGCAGCGTGCCGGTGCCGTCGGGGACCTCGTGCGTGCCCTTGCGGTAGTACTCCAGCCACCGCATGACCAGGTTCAGGTACTCACGCGAGTTGTTGTAGCTGAGGATCGCGCGGTCGAGGTCGTTCTGGTCGGACAGGTCCCAGTTGTTGCGGCACAGGTAGTGGCCGGCGGCGAGCGCGGCGTCGTAGATGTTGTTGGGGTCCTTCTTGCCGTCGCCGTTGGCGTCGCGGCCCGCCCAGGCCCAGGTGGACGGGATGAACTGCATGGGACCGACGGCCTGGTCGTACGTGCTGTTGCCGTCGTAGGCGCCGTTGTCGGTGTCCTTGATGAGGGCGAAGCCGTTGCCGTCGAGCTGCGGGCCGAGAATCGGCGAGATGGTGGTGCCCTCGGCATTGACGCGGCCGCCGCGGGCCTGGCCCGACTCCACCCGGCCGATGGCCGCGAGGAGTTGCCAGGGCAGGTTGCAGCCGGGCTTGGCGTCGCGCAGCGCGGCCTCGGCCTTCTTGTAGGCGTCGAGGACGGTCGCGGGGATGCCCGCCTCGGAGGTGCCGGCGGTGGGCCCCGGCCCGGTGCTCGGTGACGGGCTCGGGCTGTTGAGCGGGGGCAGGTCCGTGTAGTACGGCGAGTTGCCGGTGGCGCTGCCGTCGGAGGCACTCGCGTCGGGTGAGGGTGTGGCGTCCGCGGCGGCCTGTCTGCCGTGGTCGTTCACGCCCGGAGCCTGGGAGGCGGACAGTGCCGCGACCGCTACCGCGGCCACGGCGGTGGTTGCCGCCCCCTTGCGCAGCCTCCTGCCGAATTGCGCCGCCATAGAGTGAACCCCTCCCGTGGACGCCCGAGCGCCCGTCTCTGTCTGTCGCGCTCTTCTGATGCGTACGCGTACTTCTGTTGCGTTCGCTCTGTTGTGACGATCGACCGGCCCGAGTGGTTGCCCTCCCGACAGGCCTGTCTCCTGCCACCGGCACGGTGACCCTGGCGACCCTACGACAACTTCCTTTGCCCGGGCACCCATTCATGCCCGTTTTTCACTAGTTGGTCACGATGAGCGCGGTGGGCGGCCGGTGTTCGGCATCCCGCATACTGGGCCCTCGATCGCCCTGGCAACAACCGTCACGAGGAGCCGAGTTGCCGTTCACGCTGAGCCACGCGGCAGCCGTACTGCCCGCCGTACGCACCGACGGCACCGGCCGGGGCCCGCTGGTGCCCGCCGTCCTCGTGGCGGGTTCCTTCGCGCCTGACATGACCTATTACGCGGCGAGTGCGGTGTCCGGGGCGATGGAGTTCGGTGACGTCACGCACTCGTTCCCGGGCGTGTTCACGGTCGATGTGCTCATCGCCTGGGCGCTGGCGGGGCTGTGGCTGCTGGTGCGCGAACCGCTGGTGGCGCTGCTGCCGCGGGCCCGGCAGGGGCGGGTTTCCGCGCTGGTGCGGTGCGGTGCGCCACGCACGCGTGTGCGACCGTCCCTGGTGCTGCGGTGGTACGTGTCCGCGGTGCTCGGCGCGTTGACGCACGTCGTGTGGGACGCGTTCACGCATCCCGACCGGTGGGGGATACGGGTGTTTCCGGTACTGGGCCGGGAGGTGGCGGGCTCGCCGCTGTACTGGTACTTGCAGTACGGCGGTTCGGCGGTGGCCGCCGTCGTGATCGCCGTGTTCGTGGCGCAGGCCGTGCGGCGGGCGCCTGTGCGCGAGCCGGTGGGGGTCCCGGCGCTGTCGGTACGGGACCGCTGGCTGGCCGGTGCGGTGATCGGCGGCTTCGCGCTGGCGGGGGCGGTGCAGCGGGCGTCGCGGTGGTGGGCCTACTGGGGTTCGATCGCGAAGCCGTGGGAGATCATTCCGACGGTGTGCTTCGGGGCGGGCGCGGGACTCGTCCCGGCACTGCTGCTGTACGCCGTGGGGGTCAGGGTGTGGCGTCCGGCTCCGGTCCCGGACCTGGCCCCGGTCCCGGGCGGTCCTGGCCGCGTCGATGACGCGGAGCCGAGCCGGCCGGCCGCTCGCTGAGGGGCTCGGTGGTCGTGATGTACACGGTGATGGTGGTGTGGGCGGGGCGGGGCCGTGGCAGCAGGGTGAGGACGAGCGTCAGGTAGCTGCGGGCGAGGTCCGCCCAGGGGCGGGAGGCCGTGCCGGGTCGATCGGCCCTGCTGGGGTGCTGGGCGGTAGTGGCTGTGCCGCTGGTGAGCCCGAGGATGGCGGACACGTCGGCTGGGCTGGTGAGGCCTGTGGCGGCGGACACGTCGTCGGCGTCGGCGGGACGCTGGACGGCCATCACGTCGCCGACGGTGCGACCGGTCGCGGCGGACACGTCGCCGACGGCGGTGGGATCGGGCGGCCGCCACCCGTGAGCCAGGCGCTGCCGGAGGTCCGCCGTCGTGCGGCGCAGGGCCGTGGTGAGGCTGGCGGGGACGCGGACCGTGCTTGCGGCTGCCGCGAAGGGCGGGACCGGCGGGAGTGCCACGCCTGGGGCCGTGCGGCTGAGGAGCGTGCGTATACCCATGCCCGCATCTTTGCGACCGCCGGGGGCGGTGGCCCTTTCTCGGGGGCCACGCGAGTGACGTTTTCCCACGGGGTGGGGGTGGCGGGTGCCCCCGGCTCAGCGCTCGGCCGGGGGCATACCCGTGTCGACAACCTCCCGGTCCATACGCCTAGTGCGCCGCCGACTCCCAGTCCGAGCCCGCGCCCACCGAGACGCCCAGGGGGACGCGGAGGTGGACGGCGTTCGCCATCTCGCGGCGGACGAGTTCCTCGGCGGCCGCCCGCTCCCCGGGAGCGATCTCCAGCACGATTTCGTCGTGGACCTGGAGCAGCATGCGGGAGGCGAGCCCGGCGGCCCTGAGCGCGGTGTCCACCTTGAGCATGGCGATCTTGACGATGTCGGCCGCCGTGCCCTGGATGGGCGCGTTGAGGGCCATCCGCTCGGCGGCCTCGCGGCGCTGGCGGTTGTCGCTGTTGAGGTCGGGCAGGTAGCGCCGGCGCCCGAAGAGCGTCGCCGTGTAGCCCGTCGCCCGGGCCTCGTCGACCGCCCGGCGCAGATAGTCCCGTACGCCGCCGAACCGCTCGAAGTACGCGTCCATCAGGGAGCGGGCCTCCGCCGCCTCGATGTTCAGCTGCTGGGAGAGGCCGAAGGCGGACAGACCGTAGGCCAGGCCGTACGACATGGCCTTGATCTTGCGGCGCATCTCGGCGTCCACCGCGGTCGGCTCGACCGCGAAGACCTGGGAGGCGGCCGTGGTGTGCAGGTCCTCGCCGGAGGTGAACGCCTCGATCAGGCCCTCGTCCTCGGAGAGGTGGGCCATCACGCGCAGTTCGATCTGGCTGTAGTCGGCCGTCATCAGGGACTCGAAGCCCTCGCCGACGACGAAGCCGCGGCGGATCGCGCGGCCCTCGTCGGTGCGGACCGGGATGTTCTGGAGGTTCGGGTCCGTCGAGGACAGGCGGCCGGTCGCGGCGACCGTCTGGTTGAACGTGGTGTGGATACGGCCGTCCGCGGCGATCGTCTTGATCAGGCCTTCGACGGTGACGCGGAGCTTGGCCTGCTCGCGGTGGCGGAGCATGATCACCGGCAGCTCGTTGTCCGTCTGCGTGGCGAGCCAGGCGAGGGCGTCGGCGTCCGTGGTGTAGCCGGTCTTCGTCCGCTTCGTCTTGGGCAGGGCCAGCTCGCCGAAGAGGACCTCCTGGAGCTGCTTGGGCGAGCCCAGGTTGAACTCGTGCCCGGCTGCCGCGTGGGCCTCCTTCACGGCCTGCTGGACAGCGCCGGCGAACATCTGCTCCATGGCCTCCAGGTGGGGCCGGTCGGCCGCGATGCCGTGCCGCTCCATGCGGGCGAGCAGCGCGGACGTGGGCAGCTCCATGTCACGCAGCAGGTCGGCGGCGCCGACCTCCTCCAGGCGGCTCTCGAAGGCCTCGCCCAGGTCGAGGACTGCGCGGGCCTGAATCATCAGGGCCTCGGCCTCGGCGCCGTCGTCCGCGCCGAAGGCGAGCTGGCCGTCGGCCGCGGCGGCGGGGGCCAGCTCGCGGTGCAGGTACTCCAGGGACAGCGCGTCCAGGTCGAAGGAGCGGCGGCCGGGCTTGACGAGGTAGGCGGCGAGCGCGGTGTCCATGGTGACGCCCTCGACGCTCCAGCCGTGCTCGGCGAAGACGCGCATGGCGCCCTTGGCGTTGTGGAAGATCTTGGGCCGGTCTGCGTCGGCGAGCCAGGCCGCGAAGGCCGTCTCGTCGGCCTCGTCGAGCTGGGAGGGGTCGAACCAGGCGGCCGCCCCGTCGGGTGCGGCGAGCGCGACCTCGGCGACCGAGCCCGCGCCGAGCGCCCAGGCGTCGACCGTGGCGACGCCGAGGGGCTGGGTGCCGTGCTCGGTGAGCCAGCCGCCCAGCTCGCCGGGGCCGAGCACCGTGCCGTCCAACTGCACGCCGTCCGTGCTGATCGGGGTGGTCTCGGCCTCTTCGGCGCCGGGGTCGACGGCGAAGAGCCGCTCGCGCAGGGAGGGGTTGCGGATCTCCAGGGTGTCCAGGACCATCGCGACGGCCTTGCGGTCGTAGGCGGTCCGCTCCAGGTCGGCGACACCCTTGGGGAGCTCGACCCGGCGTTCCAGCTCCGTGAGCCGGCGGTTGAGCTTGACCGCTTCCAGGTGGTCGCGCAGGTTCTGCCCGGCCTTGCCCTTGACCTCGTCCACGCGCTCGACGAGCTGCGCGAACGAGCCGAACTGGTTGATCCACTTCGCGGCGGTCTTCTCGCCGACGCCGGGGATGCCGGGGAGGTTGTCGGAGGGGTCGCCGCGCAGGGCCGCGAAGTCGGGGTACTGCGCGGGCGTCAGCCCGTACTTTTCGAACACCTTCTCGGGGGTGAAGCGGGTCAGCTCGGAGACGCCCTTGGTCGGGTACAGCACGGTCGTGTGCTCGCTGACCAGCTGGAAGGAGTCCCGGTCGCCGGTGACGATCAGCACCTCGAAGCCCTCGGCCTCGGCCTGCGTGGCGAGCGTGGCGATGACGTCGTCCGCCTCGAAGCCTTCGACCGCGAAGCGGGCGGCGCCCATCGCGTCGAGCAGCTCGCAGATCAGCTCGACCTGGCCCTTGAACTCGTCGGGGGTCTTGGAGCGGTTCGCCTTGTACTCCGTGAACTCCTGCGACCGCCAGGTCTTGCGGGAGACGTCGAAGGCGACCGCGAAGTGCGTGGGCGCCTCGTCGCGCAGCGTGTTGGCCAGCATCGACGCGAAGCCGTAGATCGCGTTCGTCGGCTGTCCCGTCGCGGTGGTGAAGTTCTCCGCTGGCAGCGCGAAGAACGCTCGGTAGGCCAGCGAGTGCCCGTCCATGAGCATCAGTCGCGGGCGGCTGCCGCCGGAGGTCTTGTCGGTCGTCTTCGATGCTGTCTCTGCCACGCCCCCGATCCTGCCACGCCCCACTGACACTCGGCCCCGGCCCCGGCAGCGCGTGCGCCGGGGCGGGCCGCCGGCCCGGCCCGCCCCACCCCTATGTCACTCCCGCGTGCGAGGATCGGAGACGTACCTCACAGTGCAGTCGAAGGGGAGCGTGCGATGGCGTCGAAACCGCCCAAGAGTGATCCGGTTCAGGACGCGCCGCAGGTAGCCGGGCCGAAGCACGCGGCAGCGGGCCTCCCCGCGATCGGGCACACCCTGCGCGTCGCCCAGCAGCAGATGGGTGTGAAGCGCACCGCGCTGACGCTGCTGAGCGTGAACCAGAAGGAAGGCTTCGACTGCCCGGGCTGTGCCTGGCCGGAGCCGGAGCACCGGCACAAGGCGGAGTTCTGCGAGAACGGCGCGAAGGCCGTCGCCGAGGAGGCCACGCTGCGCCGGGTCACGCCCGAGTTCTTCGCCGCGCACCCGGTCGCCGACCTGGCCGGCCGCAGCGGTTACTGGCTGGGACAGCAGGGGCGCCTCACCCACCCCGTGTATCTCCCCGAGGGCGGCACGCACTACGAGCCGGTCACCTGGGAGCGCGCCTTCGACATCATCGCCGAGGAGATCGCCGCCCTCGGCTCCCCGGACGAGGCCGTCTTCTACACCTCCGGGCGCACCAGCAACGAGGCCGCGTTCCTCTACCAGCTGTTCGCCCGCGAGCTCGGCACGAACAACCTGCCCGACTGCTCGAACATGTGCCACGAGTCGTCCGGCTCGGCCCTGTCGGAGACGATCGGCATCGGCAAGGGCAGCGTCCTGCTGGAGGATCTCTACAAGGCCGACCTGATCATCGTCGCCGGCCAGAACCCGGGGACCAACCACCCGCGCATGCTCTCCGCCCTGGAGAAGGCCAAGGACAACGGGGCGAGGATCATCAGCGTCAACCCGCTGCCCGAGGCGGGCCTGGAGCGCTTCAAGAACCCGCAGACCCCGCACGGCATGCTCAAGGGCGCCGCGCTGAGAGACCTGTTCCTCCAGATCCGCATCGGCGGCGACCAGGCCCTGTTCCGTCTCCTGAACAAGCTGATCGTCGAGACGGAGGGCGCGGTCGACGAGGCGTTCGTGCGGGAGCACACGCACGGCTACGAGGAGTTCGCCGAGACCGCCCGCGCCGCCGACTGGGACGAGACGCTGAGGGCCACCGGGCTGCCCCGGGAGAAGATCGAGGAAGCCCTCCGCATGGTACTCACCTCGCGGCGCACCATCGTCTGCTGGGCCATGGGCCTCACCCAGCACAAGCACTCCGTGCCCACGATCAGGGAAGTGGTCAACTTCCTCCTCCTGCGCGGCAACATCGGCCGTCCGGGCGCGGGCGTGTGCCCGGTGCGCGGCCACTCGAACGTGCAGGGCGACCGCACGATGGGCATCTTCGAGCGCCCCGCCCCGGCGTTCCTGGACGCCCTGGAGCAGGAGTTCGGCTTCGCCCCGCCGCGCGAGCACGGCTACGACGTCGTACGGGCCATCCGCGCCCTGCGCGACGGCGAGGCGAAGGTCTTCTTCGCCATGGGCGGCAACTTCGTCTCCGCGTCCCCCGACACGGAGGTCACCGAGGCGGCCATGCGGCGGGCCCGGCTGACCGTACACGTGTCGACGAAGCTGAACCGCTCGCACGTGATCACGGGCGCGCGTGCCCTGATCCTCCCGACGCTCGGCCGGACCGAGCGCGACCTCCAGGGCAGCGGCGAGCAGTTCGTGACCGTCGAGGACTCGATGGGCATGGTGCACGCCTCCCGGGGCCGGCTGGAGCCCGCCAGCCGGCATCTGCTGTCCGAGCCCGCCATCGTCTGCCGCCTGGCCCGCCGCGTACTGGGCGAGAACAGCGCCACGCCCTGGGAGGAGTTCGAGAAGGACTACGCGACGATCCGGGACCGCATCGCGCGCGTAATCCCCGGCTTCGAGGACTTCAACGCGCGCGTGGCCCGCCCCGGCGGCTTCACGCTCCCGCACGCCCCGCGCGACGAACGCCGCTTCCCCACGGCCACCGGCAAGGCCAACTTCACCGCCGCGCCCGTGGAGTACCCGGAGCTGCCCGAGGGCCGCCTGCTGCTCCAGACGGTGCGCTCGCACGACCAGTACAACACCACGGTCTACGGCCTCGACGACCGTTACCGGGGCATCAGGAACGGCCGCCGGGTGGTGATGGTCAACCCCGAGGACGCGCGTGCCCTGAAGCTGGCGGACGGCGCTTACGTCGACCTGGTCAGCGAGTGGAAGGACGGCGTGGAGCGCAGGGCGCCGGGATTCCGCGTCGTGCACTACCCGACGGCCCGGGGCTGCGCCGCCGCGTACTACCCGGAGACCAACGTGCTGGTGCCCCTCGATGCCACGGCGGACACCAGTAACACCCCGGCCAGCAAGTCCGTCGTGGTGCGTCTGGAACAATCGGCAACCGACTGAGCGTTTGCTCAGCCACAGAGGTGACCGCATGATCTGGACGAACGGAGACCGGGCCCCATGGGTGAGCAGCAGCATGTGAAGTTCCCGCAAGAGGTCGTCGACGAGTACGCAGCACTCGGCGTGGACCTCCCGGCCCTTTTCTCCGCAGGCCACCTCGGGACCCGGATGGGCGTCCAGATCGTCGAGGCGTCGGCGGACCGGGTCGTCGGGACGATGCCGGTCGAGGGCAACACCCAGCCCTACGGACTGCTGCACGGCGGAGCCTCCGCGGTGCTGGCCGAGACGCTCGGCTCCGTCGGCT encodes the following:
- the polA gene encoding DNA polymerase I; translated protein: MAETASKTTDKTSGGSRPRLMLMDGHSLAYRAFFALPAENFTTATGQPTNAIYGFASMLANTLRDEAPTHFAVAFDVSRKTWRSQEFTEYKANRSKTPDEFKGQVELICELLDAMGAARFAVEGFEADDVIATLATQAEAEGFEVLIVTGDRDSFQLVSEHTTVLYPTKGVSELTRFTPEKVFEKYGLTPAQYPDFAALRGDPSDNLPGIPGVGEKTAAKWINQFGSFAQLVERVDEVKGKAGQNLRDHLEAVKLNRRLTELERRVELPKGVADLERTAYDRKAVAMVLDTLEIRNPSLRERLFAVDPGAEEAETTPISTDGVQLDGTVLGPGELGGWLTEHGTQPLGVATVDAWALGAGSVAEVALAAPDGAAAWFDPSQLDEADETAFAAWLADADRPKIFHNAKGAMRVFAEHGWSVEGVTMDTALAAYLVKPGRRSFDLDALSLEYLHRELAPAAAADGQLAFGADDGAEAEALMIQARAVLDLGEAFESRLEEVGAADLLRDMELPTSALLARMERHGIAADRPHLEAMEQMFAGAVQQAVKEAHAAAGHEFNLGSPKQLQEVLFGELALPKTKRTKTGYTTDADALAWLATQTDNELPVIMLRHREQAKLRVTVEGLIKTIAADGRIHTTFNQTVAATGRLSSTDPNLQNIPVRTDEGRAIRRGFVVGEGFESLMTADYSQIELRVMAHLSEDEGLIEAFTSGEDLHTTAASQVFAVEPTAVDAEMRRKIKAMSYGLAYGLSAFGLSQQLNIEAAEARSLMDAYFERFGGVRDYLRRAVDEARATGYTATLFGRRRYLPDLNSDNRQRREAAERMALNAPIQGTAADIVKIAMLKVDTALRAAGLASRMLLQVHDEIVLEIAPGERAAAEELVRREMANAVHLRVPLGVSVGAGSDWESAAH
- a CDS encoding DUF4184 family protein, with the translated sequence MPFTLSHAAAVLPAVRTDGTGRGPLVPAVLVAGSFAPDMTYYAASAVSGAMEFGDVTHSFPGVFTVDVLIAWALAGLWLLVREPLVALLPRARQGRVSALVRCGAPRTRVRPSLVLRWYVSAVLGALTHVVWDAFTHPDRWGIRVFPVLGREVAGSPLYWYLQYGGSAVAAVVIAVFVAQAVRRAPVREPVGVPALSVRDRWLAGAVIGGFALAGAVQRASRWWAYWGSIAKPWEIIPTVCFGAGAGLVPALLLYAVGVRVWRPAPVPDLAPVPGGPGRVDDAEPSRPAAR
- a CDS encoding lytic transglycosylase domain-containing protein, translated to MAAQFGRRLRKGAATTAVAAVAVAALSASQAPGVNDHGRQAAADATPSPDASASDGSATGNSPYYTDLPPLNSPSPSPSTGPGPTAGTSEAGIPATVLDAYKKAEAALRDAKPGCNLPWQLLAAIGRVESGQARGGRVNAEGTTISPILGPQLDGNGFALIKDTDNGAYDGNSTYDQAVGPMQFIPSTWAWAGRDANGDGKKDPNNIYDAALAAGHYLCRNNWDLSDQNDLDRAILSYNNSREYLNLVMRWLEYYRKGTHEVPDGTGTLPDNRSDDGGGASPSPSTPSTPGTPAAGGSKPKPKPTPKPQKPGGGGTPTPKPPTTPPDSPSTPPSTSPTPTDTVHHLEDAGTAKLTAMAGDAFTQRISTRAETKAGKAVAKVRIRFTIVGDTDTTFPGGESVATVATNSSGVAVAPALQAGEKTGDVTVRATVVGRMVAGLDYTATVTARAADALARTDDAPLTCTPGGEFANQVEVKATYKGAVADGVAATATLVKSADDPTVNDKGPYFKTDDGKVVRTLTGLKTDAKGLLKLPKLYADDTTGTFLLRIDTEGGATLTVELTVAAAETSSPSPSASPSA
- a CDS encoding hotdog fold thioesterase, coding for MGEQQHVKFPQEVVDEYAALGVDLPALFSAGHLGTRMGVQIVEASADRVVGTMPVEGNTQPYGLLHGGASAVLAETLGSVGSMLHGGSSKIAVGVDLNCTHHRGVRSGLVTGVATPVHRGRSTATYEIVITDEHDKRVCTARLTCLLRDVNPGDEELIRAAS
- a CDS encoding FdhF/YdeP family oxidoreductase yields the protein MASKPPKSDPVQDAPQVAGPKHAAAGLPAIGHTLRVAQQQMGVKRTALTLLSVNQKEGFDCPGCAWPEPEHRHKAEFCENGAKAVAEEATLRRVTPEFFAAHPVADLAGRSGYWLGQQGRLTHPVYLPEGGTHYEPVTWERAFDIIAEEIAALGSPDEAVFYTSGRTSNEAAFLYQLFARELGTNNLPDCSNMCHESSGSALSETIGIGKGSVLLEDLYKADLIIVAGQNPGTNHPRMLSALEKAKDNGARIISVNPLPEAGLERFKNPQTPHGMLKGAALRDLFLQIRIGGDQALFRLLNKLIVETEGAVDEAFVREHTHGYEEFAETARAADWDETLRATGLPREKIEEALRMVLTSRRTIVCWAMGLTQHKHSVPTIREVVNFLLLRGNIGRPGAGVCPVRGHSNVQGDRTMGIFERPAPAFLDALEQEFGFAPPREHGYDVVRAIRALRDGEAKVFFAMGGNFVSASPDTEVTEAAMRRARLTVHVSTKLNRSHVITGARALILPTLGRTERDLQGSGEQFVTVEDSMGMVHASRGRLEPASRHLLSEPAIVCRLARRVLGENSATPWEEFEKDYATIRDRIARVIPGFEDFNARVARPGGFTLPHAPRDERRFPTATGKANFTAAPVEYPELPEGRLLLQTVRSHDQYNTTVYGLDDRYRGIRNGRRVVMVNPEDARALKLADGAYVDLVSEWKDGVERRAPGFRVVHYPTARGCAAAYYPETNVLVPLDATADTSNTPASKSVVVRLEQSATD
- a CDS encoding SPW_0924 family protein, whose product is MRALVAAATGLAVAFAVVLTLTAPGTPSGGTSPEPLLTTVPAQP